From the genome of Colletotrichum higginsianum IMI 349063 chromosome 4, whole genome shotgun sequence, one region includes:
- a CDS encoding Polyketide synthase gives MSAETPSLLVCGPLISDPDATHLARIRSALVHTPQLAELRQAVTELPGVWSLLAGGEPSLERVHAAPLLQAFAEWINKGNSSGLLAAGQSSRNTRLAVLTVLSHLAEYVTFLRGLDAGAEEDLAGELDEHTKTLGGLRDGGVQGLCVGMLSASALACARNTSEVAELGAVAVRLAMCSAAFVDLDQIQSSDPTVCVSARLPRNAGEGDEQDRQPFQEALESYPEVRIQHSQSSQSWVQKEKAWLTCALRRQAYIGVRMDVAGTTITATKSITGPLTRHLEGQGAMTKEIDLKGRFHYPGHEDALQKLVRLCESTPMLQFPQNRYPLVPLRQTITGDVVTDETPLHETVLRCILTETADWHTTMTRAVSALAGSPETKSSPAGNRTRLLVQLGIAECIPRSVLAGIPSIRVLQPTTGKPARPGHYPDDAIAVIGMSCRFPDAETPEHFWEIIQSGAKAGSVFPDVGSFDCGLFRKSPREAEYMDPQHRLALHLAYEALEAAGHFSPSSSSTDDVGCYVGMSSCDYEDHVNARPPTAFSFTGTARAFASGRISHFFGLTGPSVVVDTACSSSGVAIHTACRAVLSGECAVALAGGVNLMTDEGQAHQNLAGASFLSPTGQCRPFDAAADGYRRGQGGGFVLLKRLSAAVADNDRVLGVIAASAVNNSKGNRSITLPSSESQSRLYRQVLGSANVHPSHVSYVEAHGTGTQKGDPVECQSIRSVFGGSSRAGSSSPIRLGSVKGNLGHGEAASGIASLVKVLLMLQHGVITPQANFSMLNPAIPPLEGDNMEIVVSPASWRGPFRTALVNNYGASGANAAMVVCQAPSTHLSQIASTRTAAMTTTHRYPFVITANTASSLHRSCLALLRFIETLPAGLNNDSLPSLAFHLAQRQNHALVHRIVFSARSVAELKAHLLAQVEGGNIPSDTSSQAQKTGTKPVVLLFSGQTGRRAHLNRDAYTSFHLLRHHLDRCDRTLQTLGLRSLFPRIFDADPLEDLVDLHCMQFALQYSVAASWTDSGLEIKALVGHSLGQLTALCVSGALSLADSLRMVSGRALLIQTAWKQERGCMLSVDADAATVETLAQSVSAEDKVEIACYNAALHQVVAGTEAAVAAFENAAGSSGISTKRLAVTHAFHSKLLDDILPEYHRLLRSLEFRPAKIPIEPCSEFGGGWDSVTPDIVGRQSREPVYFAAAMARVEQRLGSCVWLEVGSGSAAITMARRALESQKPSSQAMVSHSFYAAQLHSPEPVSSVADSTVGLWNEGVRVQFWLYHASQRQSFVPMDLPSYQFDKTQYWLPFIERNKGSDSNDQSASSQAAPDLVTLVGSLGSAEPQAYEFSINQESDEYALFVKGRTVFGHFLAPGSVYAESAARAFALLPTDNTPQPPASVELGQMKLHAPFGLDLQRRLRLVLRQQTASSWEFVVESCPLHDDKEISPKPQASGTVRLQGQGRSPFGTSQSILRRLFDRCGELREDRGASVVQGAYVKKIMSRVASYDDRYFGIRFVASRGLEAVGDVDALPIVSECRAGTALSPPVFDNFLLVAEMHAGSLGDLADDHLYICGGFEAIVPGDQTSQTDGPWTVLSTLERENDKTLVSDILVFHAGSKKLALSILGARLTQIPARSLQKTLDDMNAARPAKVSNSEDVLTPPLPAVESPPTDLSNGQIHCDLRSALSPLIRSTTSLSQLTSSDDTKDSLGLSSRPSITPASSATSENDQDTTALYNLLAEHLDCSNGIPPDMPLGNIGLDSLISIQLQSDLEKLFGKSPALKLIDENTTFLELCGMVLQQDLSSQLKSRLSPVDSANARTTLNEPLQAYGGYGHAMSVVAPAPVSPQDTPPFLPLAVEAFKRVKKDTGAFAQKTGFAGFYPDVQQKQTSLVLSYILEAFATLGCDLGTLQLKDRLPGIPHPAKYQRLMGRLHDILEEAGIISPPDAQLFRYRTDAPLPPPTPSEDLYRQILDECPLYRPDHQLLGVTASRLADCISGRADPLQLLFQDQASLKLLEDVYVSSPMFSTGNSMLGEMLRGLFSQARFQREGGSEKLRILEIGAGTGATTRRVLDQLIQSGVDFSYTFTDISLALVNGSKRKFTASYGRQRVDSDMEFTVLDIERPPPASMLQAFHLVISSNCIHATRDLRTSCGNIEKLVRRGDGMLCLLELTRPLAWLDCVFGLLDGWWRFEDGRKYALAHEDEWRARLESAGFQNVDWTGDGSRESEHFRLITAWH, from the coding sequence ATGTCCGCAGAGACACCTTCATTACTGGTCTGCGGTCCCTTGATATCGGACCCGGACGCGACCCATCTCGCCCGGATCCGCTCCGCCCTCGTCCACACGCCACAGCTGGCAGAGCTCAGGCAAGCCGTCACGGAACTCCCGGGGGTCTGGTCTCTCCTCGCCGGAGGAGAACCATCCCTAGAGCGTGTCCACGCCGCGCCGTTGCTCCAGGCCTTTGCGGAATGGATCAACAAGGGCAACTCCTCAGGCCTCTTGGCGGCCGGCCAGAGCTCGAGGAATACGCGGTTAGCAGTGTTGACGGTCCTCTCCCACCTCGCAGAGTACGTCACCTTCTTACGGGGTCTCGATGCGGGTGCGGAAGAGGACTTGGCgggcgagctggacgagcaCACAAAGACGCTGGGGGGCCTCCGAGACGGTGGCGTCCAGGGCCTGTGTGTTGGAATGCTCTCTGCCAGCGCGTTGGCTTGCGCCAGAAACACTTCAGAGGTGGCCGAGCTCGGTGCCGTTGCCGTGAGGCTGGCCATGTGTTCCGCGGCGttcgtcgacctcgaccagATTCAGTCTTCAGACCCAACCGTCTGTGTGAGTGCGCGGCTACCGCGGAACGCGGGTGAGGGGGACGAACAGGACCGTCAGCCATTCCAAGAAGCTCTTGAAAGCTATCCAGAGGTACGTATCCAACATTCTCAGTCAAGCCAGTCGTGGGTTCAAAAGGAGAAAGCTTGGCTTACATGTGCGCTTCGTCGACAGGCTTACATCGGCGTCCGCATGGATGTTGCCGGCACGACCATCACCGCTACGAAGAGCATAACGGGACCTCTGACCCGCCACCTCGAAGGACAAGGGGCCATGACGAAAGAAATAGACCTCAAGGGCCGCTTCCACTACCCGGGACACGAAGACGCGCTACAGAAGCTCGTCCGGCTCTGCGAGTCCACGCCGATGCTGCAGTTCCCGCAGAACAGATACCCGCTCGTGCCGTTGCGGCAGACCATCACCGGGGACGTCGTGACGGACGAGACACCCCTCCACGAGACTGTGCTGCGCTGTATCTTGACCGAGACAGCCGACTGGCACACAACCATGACGCGAGCCGTGTCGGCATTGGCCGGGTCACCAGAGACCAAGTCATCGCCGGCCGGAAACCGAACCCGGCTCCTGGTCCAGCTGGGGATCGCCGAGTGCATTCCCCGCTCCGTCCTGGCCGGCATCCCCTCCATCCGGGTCTTGCAGCCGACGACCGGCAAGCCGGCTCGCCCCGGCCATTACCCggacgacgccatcgccgtgATCGGCATGTCGTGCCGGTtccccgacgccgagacgccgGAACACTTCTGGGAAATCATCCAATCCGGCGCAAAGGCCGGCTCCGTCTTCCCGGACGTCGGATCCTTCGACTGCGGCCTGTTCCGCAAGTCCCCCCGCGAGGCCGAGTACATGGACCCCCAGCACCGGCTCGCCCTCCACCTCGCGTacgaggcgctcgaggcggccgggCACTTcagcccgtcgtcgtcgtcgacggacGACGTTGGCTGCTACGTCGGCATGTCGTCGTGCGACTACGAGGACCACGTCAacgcccgcccgcccacggccttctccttcaccGGCACCGCGCGCGCCTTCGCGAGCGGCCGCATCAGCCACTTCTTCGGCCTCACGGGCccctccgtcgtcgtcgacacggcctgctcgtcgtccggCGTCGCCATCCACACCGCCTGCAGGGCGGTCCTGTCCGGCGAGTGCGCCgtggccctcgccggcggcgtcaaccTGATGACGGACGAGGGCCAGGCCCACCAGAACCTCGCCGGCGCGTCGTTCCTCAGCCCGACGGGCCAGTGCCGCcccttcgacgccgccgccgacggctaCCGCcgcggccagggcggcgggtTCGTCCTGCTGAAGCggctctcggccgccgtggcGGACAACGaccgcgtcctcggcgtgattgcggcctcggccgtcaaCAACAGCAAGGGGAACCGGTCCATCacgctgccgtcgtccgagtcccAGAGCAGGCTGTATCGACAGGTGCTCGGCTCGGCCAACGTCCACCCGAGCCACGTGTCGTACGTCGAGGCGCACGGCACGGGCACCCAGAAGGGGGACCCGGTCGAGTGCCAGAGCATCCGCAGCGTCTTTGGCGGGAGCAGCCGCGCCGGGTCGTCGTCCCCCATCCGTCTCGGGTCGGTCAAGGGGAACCTTGGCCACGGCGAGGCGGCGTCGGGAATCGCCTCGCTCGTCAAGGTCCTCCTGATGCTGCAACACGGCGTGATCACGCCCCAGGCCAACTTCTCCATGCTGAACCCCGCCATCCCGCCTCTCGAAGGGGACAACATGGAGATCGTCGTGAGCCCGGCATCGTGGAGAGGGCCCTTCCGGACGGCGCTGGTCAACAACTACGGCGCATCGGGtgccaacgccgccatggTGGTCTGCCAGGCCCCGTCAACACACCTATCTCAGATcgcttcgacgaggacggcggcaaTGACTACAACTCATCGTTACCCGTTCGTGATCACGGCCAACACCGCATCGAGTCTTCACAGGAGCTGTCTTGCCCTCTTGCGCTTCATCGAGACTCTGCCCGCGGGCCTCAACAACGATTCTCTCCCTAGCTTGGCCTTCCATCTGGCCCAGCGCCAGAACCACGCCCTCGTCCACCGCATAGtcttctcggccaggtcGGTTGCTGAGTTGAAAGCCCACCTTCTCGCGCAGGTCGAAGGGGGGAATATCCCCAGCGATACCTCCAGCCAGGCCCAAAAGACCGGCACAAAGCCCGTGGTCCTCCTGTTCTCCGGCCAGACTGGCCGGCGGGCCCATCTCAACCGCGACGCGTACACCAGCTTCCATCTTCTCCGACACCATCTGGATCGGTGTGACCGCACCCTCCAGACTCTCGGCCTCCGCTCCCTGTTCCCTCGCATCTTCGACGCAGACCCCCTCGAGGACCTTGTCGACCTCCACTGCATGCAGTTCGCCCTGCAGTACTCCGTGGCCGCGTCCTGGACCGACTCCGGGCTCGAGATCAAGGCCCTGGTGGGACAcagcctcggccagctcacGGCTCTCTGCGTCAGCGGCGCGCTCAGCCTCGCCGACTCTTTGAGGATGGTGTCTGGTCGGGCGTTGCTCATCCAGACCGCGTGGAAACAGGAGCGAGGCTGCATGCTCagcgtcgacgccgatgccgccacGGTAGAGACTCTTGCGCAGTCCGTGTCGGCAGAGGACAAGGTCGAGATCGCGTGCTACAACGCCGCCCTGCACcaggtcgtcgccggcactgaagcggccgtcgccgcgttCGAGAACGCCGCTGGCTCAAGCGGCATCTCGACAAAGAGACTCGCCGTCACGCATGCGTTCCACTCgaagctcctcgacgatATCCTCCCGGAGtaccaccgcctcctcaggAGTCTCGAGTTCCGCCCAGCAAAGATCCCCATAGAGCCTTGCTCCgagttcggcggcggctgggacTCCGTCACACCGGACATTGTCGGACGTCAGTCCCGCGAGCCCGTCTACTttgcggcggccatggcgagaGTAGAACAGCGGCTGGGCTCTTGCGTGTGGCTGGAGGTTGGCTCCGGATCtgccgccatcaccatggCTCGCCGTGCCCTCGAAAGTCAGAAACCATCATCACAGGCGATGGTATCGCATTCTTTCTACGCTGCCCAGCTTCACAGCCCGGAACCAGTGTCGTCAGTTGCGGATTCCACCGTTGGTCTTTGGAACGAGGGTGTTAGAGTGCAGTTCTGGCTGTACCACGCTTCCCAACGACAGTCTTTCGTGCCGATGGACCTCCCTTCGTACCAGTTCGATAAGACGCAGTACTGGCTGCCGTTCATCGAGAGGAATAAGGGGTCAGATTCCAACGACCAGTCAGCGTCATCTCAAGCTGCGCCAGACCTGGTGACCCTCGTTGGAAGTCTGGGTTCGGCAGAACCGCAAGCCTACGAGTTCTCCATCAACCAAGAGAGCGACGAGTACGCCCTCTTCGTGAAGGGCAGAACGGTCTTTGGGCATTTCCTGGCGCCTGGCTCCGTATACGCAGAGTCTGCCGCCCGCGCCTTTGCGCTTCTGCCGACTGATAACACGCCCCAGCCTCCCGCCTCCGTGGAGCTGGGCCAGATGAAGCTCCATGCGCCGTTTGGCCTCGACCTCCAGAGGCGTCTTCGTTTGGTCTTGCGCCAGCAGACGGCATCAAGCTGGGAGTTTGTGGTGGAAAGCTGCCCGCTCCACGATGACAAGGAAATATCTCCCAAACCCCAAGCATCAGGGACCGTCAGGCTACAGGGCCAGGGACGTTCTCCCTTTGGCACGAGCCAGAGcatcctccgccgcctcttcgACCGCTGCGGGGAGCTGCGCGAGGACCGCGGCGCTTCCGTCGTCCAGGGCGCCTACGTCAAGAAGATCATGTCCCGGGTGGCCAGTTACGACGACAGGTATTTCGGCATCCGCTTCGTGGCATCCCGGGGCTtggaggccgtcggcgacgtcgacgctcTCCCGATCGTGTCCGAGTGCCGTGCCGGAACGGCGTTGAGCCCGCCCGTCTTTGACAACTTCCTGCTTGTTGCTGAGATGCACGCCGGCAGCCTGGGAGACCTCGCAGATGATCACCTATACATCtgcggcggcttcgaggccATCGTCCCCGGGGACCAGACCTCGCAGACCGACGGGCCCTGGACGGTTCTCTCGACGCTGGAGCGGGAGAACGACAAGACGCTGGTGTCGGATATTCTCGTCTTCCACGCGGGCAGCAAGAAGCTGGCCCTCTCCATCCTGGGCGCGAGGCTCACGCAGATCCCCGCCCGGTCCCTGCAGAAGACTCTGGACGACATGAACGCCGCGAGACCGGCCAAGGTCAGCAACAGCGAGGACGTTTTGACACCGCCGCTCCCCGCCGTGGAATCTCCTCCCACCGACCTCTCCAACGGGCAGATCCACTGTGATCTCCGCTCcgccctctcccccctcatCAGGTCTACCACGAGCCTGTCTCAACTGACCTCGAGCGATGACACGAAGGACTCGTTGGGCCTgtcatcgaggccgtccaTAACCccggcgagctcggccacGTCCGAGAACGACCAGGACACCACCGCCCTCTACAACCTGCTTGCGGAGCACTTGGACTGCTCCAACGGCATCCCGCCGGACATGCCGCTGGGCAACATCGGTCTGGACTCCCTGATCTCGATCCAGCTGCAGTCCGACCTAGAGAAGCTGTTCGGGAAGAGCCCGGCCCTGAAGCTCATCGACGAGAACACCACGTTCCTGGAACTCTGCGGCATGGTCCTGCAGCAGGATCTCTCCAGCCAGCTGAAGTCCAGGCTCTCGCCGGTCGACTCGGCCAACGCCAGAACGACATTGAACGAGCCCCTCCAAGCCTATGGCGGATATGGTCATGCCATGTCTGTCGTGGCACCAGCTCCTGTATCGCCACAAGATactcccccctttctcccccTAGCCGTCGAAGCGTTTAAACGGGTCAAGAAAGACACCGGCGCCTTTGCCCAAAAGACCGGGTTTGCCGGCTTCTACCCAGATGTACAGCAGAAGCAGACCTCCCTCGTCCTGTCCTACATCCTGGAGGCCTTCGCCACCTTGGGCTGTGACCTCGGAACACTCCAGTTGAAGGATCGGTTGCCCGGCATACCCCATCCCGCCAAGTATCAGAGGCTGATGGGCAGGCTCCACGACATCCTGGAGGAGGCCGGAATCATCTCCCCGCCGGATGCCCAGCTGTTCCGTTATCGTACGGACGCACCACTGCCACCTCCCACACCTTCAGAAGACCTGTACCGTCAGATCCTGGACGAGTGCCCGCTCTACCGGCCTGATCACCAGCTGCTCGGCGTGACGGCCTCGCGGCTGGCCGACTGCATTTCCGGCCGCGCAGACCCCCTACAGCTGTTGTTCCAGGATCAGGCGTCCCTcaagctcctcgaggacgtctACGTCAGCTCGCCCATGTTCTCCACGGGCAACAGCATGCTAGGCGAGATGCTCCGCGGGCTGTTCTCGCAGGCCCGGTTTCAGAGGGAGGGCGGCTCCGAGAAGCTCCGGATCCTGGAGATCGgggccggcaccggcgccacCACGAGACGcgtcctcgaccagctcaTCCAGAGCGGCGTCGACTTCTCCTACACCTTCACCGACATCTCCCTCGCGCTCGTCAACGGCTCCAAGCGCAAGTTCACCGCCAGCTACGGCCGGCAGCGGGTGGACTCGGACATGGAGTTCAccgtcctcgacatcgagaGGCCGCCCCCCGCGAGCATGCTGCAGGCGTTCCACCTGGTCATCTCGTCCAACTGCATCCACGCCACGCGGGACCTGCGGACGTCCTGCGGCAACATCGAGAAGCTCGTGCGCAGGGGGGACGGCATGCTGTGCCTGCTGGAGCTCACGCGGCCGCTTGCCTGGCTGGACTGCGTCTTCGGGCTGCTCGACGGCTGGTGGCGGTTCGAGGACGGGAGGAAGTATGCCCTGGCTCACGAGGACGAGTGGCGGGCGAGGTTGGAGAGTGCCGGGTTCCAGAACGTGGACTGGACCGGGGACGGCTCGCGTGAGTCTGAGCATTTCCGGCTTATCACGGCATGGCACtga